GTTTTCCGCCGGGCAGAAACCGGTGAACGCGCTTTGAATCAGGTTCAGGCCCACAAAGGCGGTGAGGGCATGGCCCCAGGGGGTGACCCAGTGAGCGAGGGCCGTGCCGATGAGCACCATGGTGCCCGCCAGAATCCGGATGGCATT
This is a stretch of genomic DNA from Fontisphaera persica. It encodes these proteins:
- a CDS encoding YgaP family membrane protein; protein product: MTTENAIRILAGTMVLIGTALAHWVTPWGHALTAFVGLNLIQSAFTGFCPAENIFKKLGIGQGGPCCKPTNDTCCKPS